The Geotrypetes seraphini chromosome 6, aGeoSer1.1, whole genome shotgun sequence genome includes a window with the following:
- the LOC117362293 gene encoding ribosomal protein 63, mitochondrial-like, with protein sequence MFLTVALLRKGIPGKQWIGKYRRPYQVTWQMKRGMIRRLEIEAENEYWLSRPYMTKEQEYDHARVRWIADWEALKSLKKSNFPAHRYTVDHINHLNVTKNGQNPKKRISN encoded by the coding sequence ATGTTCCTGACAGTAGCCCTTCTCCGGAAAGGAATACCTGGTAAACAATGGATTGGGAAGTACAGACGGCCATATCAggtgacatggcagatgaagcGTGGTATGATCAGAAGGCTGGAAATTGAAGCAGAGAATGAATACTGGCTGAGCAGACCGTACATGACAAAAGAACAGGAATATGACCATGCAAGAGTACGATGGATTGCAGATTGGGAAGCTTTGAAAAGCCTTAAGAAATCAAACTTTCCAGCACACAGATATACAGTGGACCACATCAATCATCTAAATGTGACAAAAAATGGACAAAACCCTAAAAAAAGAATTTCTAACTAA